From Chloroflexia bacterium SDU3-3, the proteins below share one genomic window:
- the ruvC gene encoding crossover junction endodeoxyribonuclease RuvC, which translates to MRTLGIDPGTAIMGWGVVDETSGKLALVDFGALTTPAGMPQHERLVQLYSGLQQLIATYAPQASAVEELFFGKNVNTALTVGQARGVALLALTQAGIPISEYKPMIIKQALTGYGSADKKQMQEMVRLTLGLEKIPRPDDAADALAVAICHAYSAPLQRRIAQG; encoded by the coding sequence ATGAGAACTCTTGGCATTGACCCAGGGACCGCGATCATGGGCTGGGGCGTGGTCGACGAGACCAGCGGCAAGCTGGCGCTGGTCGACTTTGGCGCGCTCACTACACCCGCTGGGATGCCCCAGCACGAGCGGCTGGTGCAGCTCTACAGCGGGCTGCAGCAACTGATCGCCACCTACGCCCCGCAGGCATCCGCCGTCGAGGAGCTATTCTTCGGCAAGAATGTCAACACCGCCCTAACGGTGGGGCAGGCGCGCGGCGTGGCCCTGCTGGCGCTCACCCAGGCGGGCATCCCGATCAGCGAGTACAAGCCCATGATCATCAAGCAGGCGCTCACCGGCTACGGCAGCGCCGACAAAAAGCAGATGCAGGAGATGGTGCGGCTGACCCTGGGGCTGGAGAAGATCCCCCGCCCCGACGACGCCGCCGACGCGCTAGCCGTGGCGATCTGCCACGCCTACAGCGCCCCGCTGCAGCGCCGCATCGCCCAGGGCTGA
- the hpt gene encoding hypoxanthine phosphoribosyltransferase, translating to MKNDMASILINEEQLQGRIRELAKQITEDYRELNDLLLVGVLKGSVMFLVDLARNIEVPLAMDFMAISSYGASTQSSGIVRMLKDLDTDINGRHVLIVEDIIDSGLTLAYLVDQLQRRNPASLKICALLNKPERRVSDVAVDYLGFDIPNEFAVGYGLDYAEHYRNLPFIGVLKEEVYKR from the coding sequence ATGAAGAACGATATGGCATCCATCCTCATCAACGAGGAGCAGCTGCAGGGCCGCATCCGCGAGCTGGCCAAGCAGATCACCGAGGACTACCGCGAGCTGAACGACCTGTTGCTGGTGGGCGTGCTCAAAGGCAGCGTCATGTTCCTGGTCGATCTGGCCCGCAATATCGAGGTGCCGCTGGCCATGGACTTTATGGCCATCTCAAGCTACGGTGCCAGCACCCAGTCCAGCGGGATCGTGCGCATGCTCAAAGATCTGGACACCGACATCAACGGGCGGCACGTGCTGATCGTCGAGGATATCATCGACAGCGGCCTGACCCTGGCCTACCTGGTCGACCAGCTGCAGCGCCGCAACCCGGCCAGCCTGAAGATCTGCGCGCTGCTGAACAAGCCCGAGCGCCGCGTGTCGGATGTGGCGGTCGACTACCTTGGCTTCGACATACCCAACGAGTTCGCCGTCGGCTATGGGCTCGACTACGCCGAGCACTACCGCAACCTACCGTTCATCGGCGTGCTGAAGGAGGAGGTCTACAAGCGCTAG
- a CDS encoding YebC/PmpR family DNA-binding transcriptional regulator, translated as MSGHSKWHTIRRTKGVLDQKRGQLFTKLGRDITMAAREGGGDPDMNFRLRLAVDKARAANMPMDNIQRAIDKATGKGSESALEEITYEGYANGGIAILVETATDNRNRTASEVRATFTKAGGNPGEPGSVSWMFEQKGLITLDFAGKKFDADDVMLQAIDAGADDVEVSDDIVEIYTDFKQLAAVRQALISAGLPVSEAEKTMRAKTTIQPDLKDALQALKLIERMEDLDDVQKVYSNLDITDEVAEQMENS; from the coding sequence ATGTCCGGCCACTCAAAATGGCATACAATCCGCCGCACCAAAGGTGTTCTCGACCAGAAGCGCGGCCAACTCTTCACCAAACTCGGGCGCGACATCACCATGGCGGCGCGCGAGGGCGGCGGCGACCCCGATATGAACTTCCGGCTGCGCCTAGCGGTCGATAAGGCCCGCGCGGCCAACATGCCGATGGACAACATCCAGCGCGCTATCGACAAGGCCACCGGCAAGGGCAGCGAGTCGGCGCTGGAGGAGATCACCTACGAGGGCTACGCGAACGGCGGCATCGCCATCCTTGTCGAGACAGCCACCGACAACCGCAACCGCACAGCATCCGAGGTGCGCGCCACCTTCACCAAGGCGGGCGGCAACCCCGGCGAGCCTGGCTCGGTCTCGTGGATGTTCGAGCAGAAGGGCCTGATCACGCTCGACTTCGCCGGCAAGAAGTTCGACGCCGACGACGTAATGCTGCAGGCCATCGACGCGGGCGCGGATGATGTCGAGGTCTCCGACGACATCGTCGAGATCTACACCGACTTCAAGCAGCTGGCCGCCGTGCGCCAGGCCCTGATCAGCGCGGGCCTGCCGGTGAGCGAGGCCGAGAAGACCATGCGCGCCAAGACCACCATCCAGCCCGATCTGAAGGATGCCCTGCAGGCCCTGAAGCTGATCGAGCGGATGGAGGATCTCGATGACGTGCAGAAGGTCTACAGCAACCTCGACATCACCGACGAGGTCGCCGAGCAGATGGAGAACAGCTAG
- a CDS encoding glycosyltransferase family 2 protein, with protein sequence MTAAANHAQTHRLIVATLNWNRPDDTIACLQSAARLTYPAAELVVVDNHSSDDSVERIQAAVPQATILRNDRNAGFAGGCNMALRYALGRGADYILLINNDTILDPAMIDRMLAHAAPDVGMLVPAIFYMASPSLPWSIGGMRHPITLEKTGDSARHFGQIAHADAVERDYAVGCAMLFQRAALERAGMFDERFFMYYEDMDLSLRFRQAGYRILLVPAAKMWHKVSASSGGSNSPGERYWMARSSVIFFRKHARGLRWLAIVPFRALSALRTTLRLLRANNAAAARAYWRGLRDGIQETPCT encoded by the coding sequence ATGACAGCCGCCGCAAACCACGCCCAAACACACCGGCTTATCGTCGCCACGCTCAACTGGAATCGACCCGACGACACCATCGCCTGCCTTCAATCGGCGGCGCGGCTCACCTACCCTGCCGCCGAGCTCGTGGTGGTGGACAACCACAGCAGCGACGACTCGGTCGAGCGCATCCAGGCCGCTGTGCCCCAGGCCACCATCCTGCGCAACGACCGCAACGCCGGGTTCGCTGGCGGCTGCAACATGGCGCTGCGCTACGCGCTTGGGCGTGGGGCCGACTACATCCTGCTAATCAACAACGATACGATCCTCGACCCTGCCATGATCGACCGCATGCTGGCCCACGCCGCGCCAGATGTGGGCATGCTCGTGCCCGCAATCTTCTACATGGCCAGCCCCAGCCTGCCATGGTCGATCGGCGGCATGCGCCACCCGATCACGCTGGAGAAGACCGGCGACTCGGCGCGGCACTTTGGCCAGATCGCCCACGCTGACGCGGTCGAGCGCGACTACGCGGTGGGCTGCGCCATGCTGTTCCAGCGCGCTGCGCTGGAGCGGGCGGGCATGTTCGACGAGCGCTTCTTTATGTACTACGAAGATATGGATCTGAGCCTGCGCTTCCGCCAGGCGGGCTACCGCATCCTGCTGGTGCCCGCCGCGAAAATGTGGCACAAGGTCTCGGCCAGCAGCGGCGGCAGCAACTCGCCGGGCGAGCGCTACTGGATGGCCCGCAGCAGTGTAATCTTCTTCCGCAAGCACGCACGCGGGCTGCGCTGGCTGGCCATCGTGCCCTTCCGCGCGCTCTCGGCGCTGCGCACCACGCTGCGCCTGCTGCGGGCCAACAACGCCGCCGCCGCGCGGGCCTACTGGCGCGGGCTGCGCGATGGAATACAGGAAACTCCATGCACATAG
- the tilS gene encoding tRNA lysidine(34) synthetase TilS: MRDAIARLFAAHAMAPRGALLVAAVSGGPDSLAMLHALHALREQLGIRIHVGHVDHMLRGAASAADAAFVAETARAWGLPCTVQAVDVAAYAQAQRLNLHDAARRARYELLAQLGGQLGAHAVATAHTASDQAETVLMHLLRGAGPDGLGGIRPVGTMAGARLVRPLLGVARAQVEQYCAAHQLRPRADATNADTAYTRNRLRHELLPHLASYNPQIESLLGRTAAICADESDFIQQALDAQWGALARQSPLGTTLDGPRWAALHPALQRAALRRAYAALATGEALPWEQVEQARALAAGPVGRRMPLAGGVWLQIGYGGEISIGAAQHSGPQLGHAPIELGAIGDYPLANGWRIWLSAQPLPPGPWAVALRRADLQPPLLARPRQPGDRIRPAGGRGSRSLQDLFVDAKLPRALRDRWPIIADAQRVLWVPGLRAAEAASGQAADLWIQICPPAV, from the coding sequence GTGCGCGACGCGATCGCCCGCCTGTTCGCCGCCCACGCCATGGCCCCGCGCGGCGCGCTGCTGGTGGCCGCCGTGTCGGGCGGGCCGGACTCGCTGGCCATGCTGCACGCGCTGCACGCGCTGCGCGAGCAGCTGGGCATCCGCATCCACGTGGGCCATGTGGACCACATGCTGCGCGGCGCGGCCTCCGCCGCCGACGCGGCCTTCGTGGCCGAGACCGCGCGGGCCTGGGGCCTGCCCTGCACAGTGCAGGCGGTCGACGTGGCGGCCTACGCCCAGGCCCAGCGGCTCAACCTGCACGATGCCGCCCGCCGCGCCCGCTACGAGCTGCTGGCCCAGCTGGGTGGCCAGCTGGGCGCGCACGCCGTGGCCACCGCCCACACCGCCAGCGACCAGGCCGAGACCGTGCTGATGCACCTGCTGCGCGGCGCTGGCCCCGACGGGCTGGGCGGCATCCGCCCAGTGGGCACCATGGCCGGGGCGCGGCTGGTGCGCCCGCTGCTGGGTGTGGCGCGCGCCCAGGTCGAGCAGTACTGCGCCGCCCACCAGCTGCGCCCCCGCGCCGACGCCACCAACGCCGACACCGCCTACACCCGCAACCGGCTGCGCCACGAGCTGCTGCCTCACCTCGCCAGCTACAACCCCCAGATCGAGAGCCTGCTAGGCCGCACCGCCGCGATCTGCGCCGACGAGAGCGACTTCATCCAGCAGGCCCTCGACGCCCAGTGGGGCGCGCTGGCTAGGCAGTCCCCGCTGGGCACCACGCTGGATGGCCCGCGCTGGGCCGCGCTGCACCCCGCGCTGCAGCGCGCCGCGCTGCGCCGCGCCTACGCCGCCCTGGCCACCGGCGAGGCTCTGCCCTGGGAGCAGGTGGAGCAGGCCAGGGCGCTGGCCGCAGGGCCGGTGGGGCGGCGCATGCCGCTGGCGGGCGGGGTGTGGCTGCAGATCGGCTACGGGGGCGAGATCAGCATCGGTGCCGCCCAGCACAGCGGCCCCCAGCTGGGCCACGCCCCGATCGAGCTGGGCGCTATAGGCGACTACCCGCTGGCCAATGGCTGGCGCATCTGGCTCAGCGCCCAGCCGCTGCCGCCGGGGCCGTGGGCCGTCGCCCTGCGCCGCGCCGACCTCCAGCCGCCGCTGCTGGCCCGCCCGCGCCAGCCCGGCGATCGCATCCGCCCCGCCGGGGGGCGCGGCAGCCGCTCGCTGCAAGACCTGTTCGTGGATGCCAAACTGCCCCGCGCCCTGCGCGACCGCTGGCCGATCATCGCCGATGCCCAGCGCGTGCTCTGGGTGCCCGGCCTGCGTGCCGCCGAGGCCGCCAGCGGCCAGGCCGCCGACCTGTGGATCCAGATCTGCCCCCCAGCCGTATAG
- a CDS encoding isocitrate dehydrogenase, with amino-acid sequence MPDTIVVLEGDQTGQELLEESLRVLAPEVIDLTLNLQRFDLSLENRRATKNAVVFDAADAMKQAGLGLKAATITPEIKGDVGSPNAILRERVDGSVIVRTGRRIPGVRPLGGVYAPISVIRMAVGDAYGAKEWREGEGLDEVAFRTERIERKICRAVSEYAFLHAERMGGKVFGGPKYTVSPVYEGMLKEEMDAASKRHPAVRYEPQLIDATYALLLTQSGDALVIPSLNRDGDCLSDLVLQMFGSIAGSESLLISFDDQFKPAVVMAEAPHGTAPSLFGKNIANPMAMILACASLLGSTGAAKGTLAGRAISESVFEAVYDGVRTADLGGHATTTEFTDEVIRRVRTKLAVWPSIA; translated from the coding sequence ATGCCCGATACGATTGTTGTGCTCGAAGGCGACCAGACTGGCCAAGAGCTGCTCGAAGAGTCGCTGCGCGTGCTGGCCCCCGAGGTGATCGACCTCACGCTCAATCTCCAGCGCTTCGACCTGAGCCTTGAGAACCGCCGCGCCACCAAAAACGCCGTGGTGTTCGACGCCGCCGACGCCATGAAGCAGGCCGGGCTGGGCCTGAAGGCGGCCACCATCACCCCCGAGATCAAGGGCGACGTGGGCAGCCCCAACGCCATCCTGCGCGAGCGGGTGGATGGCTCGGTGATCGTGCGCACCGGGCGGCGCATCCCCGGCGTGCGCCCGCTGGGCGGCGTCTACGCGCCGATCTCGGTCATCCGCATGGCGGTGGGCGACGCCTACGGCGCGAAGGAGTGGCGCGAGGGCGAGGGGCTGGATGAGGTGGCCTTCCGCACCGAGCGGATCGAGCGCAAGATCTGCCGCGCCGTGTCCGAGTACGCCTTCCTGCACGCCGAGCGGATGGGCGGCAAGGTGTTCGGCGGGCCGAAGTACACCGTCAGCCCGGTGTACGAGGGCATGCTGAAGGAAGAGATGGACGCAGCATCCAAGCGCCACCCGGCGGTGCGCTACGAGCCGCAGCTGATCGACGCCACCTACGCGCTGCTGCTGACCCAGAGCGGCGACGCGCTGGTCATCCCCTCGCTCAACCGCGACGGCGACTGCCTGAGCGACCTGGTGCTGCAGATGTTTGGCTCGATCGCCGGGTCGGAGTCGCTGCTGATCAGCTTCGACGACCAGTTCAAGCCCGCCGTGGTGATGGCCGAGGCCCCGCACGGCACCGCGCCCTCGCTGTTTGGCAAGAATATCGCCAACCCCATGGCCATGATCCTGGCCTGCGCCTCGCTGCTGGGCAGCACGGGCGCGGCCAAGGGCACCCTGGCCGGGCGCGCTATCTCCGAGTCGGTGTTCGAGGCGGTGTACGATGGCGTGCGCACCGCCGACCTGGGCGGCCACGCCACCACCACCGAGTTCACCGACGAGGTCATCCGCCGCGTGCGCACCAAGCTGGCGGTCTGGCCGTCGATCGCCTAG
- a CDS encoding response regulator transcription factor produces MSTILLVEDDPTLSETLRYNLEREGYTVLLAMDGVVGLEYARRDQPDMVILDIMLPRLDGFSVCRILRKESSIPILMLTARQDEVDRIAGLELGADDYVGKPFSLGELLARVRAILRRTERSPVGDREVLDAGAIKIDTGSRRVWRESGEINLSQKEFDLLTCLVRNRGMALSRDILLERVWGYDFLGDSRTVDVHIRWLREKVEPDPGRPVYIQTVRGVGYRFEVPVAAGR; encoded by the coding sequence ATGTCAACTATCCTCCTTGTAGAAGACGATCCGACCCTTTCCGAGACCCTGCGCTACAATCTTGAGCGCGAGGGCTACACGGTGCTGCTGGCCATGGATGGCGTGGTGGGGCTAGAGTACGCCCGCCGCGATCAGCCCGACATGGTCATCCTCGACATCATGCTGCCGCGCCTGGATGGCTTCTCGGTCTGCCGCATCCTCCGCAAGGAGAGCAGCATCCCCATCCTGATGCTGACCGCGCGCCAGGATGAGGTCGACCGCATCGCCGGGCTGGAGCTGGGGGCCGACGACTACGTGGGCAAGCCCTTCAGTCTAGGCGAGCTGCTGGCGCGGGTGCGCGCCATCCTGCGGCGCACCGAGCGCAGCCCGGTGGGCGACCGCGAGGTGCTTGATGCGGGCGCGATCAAGATCGACACCGGCTCGCGGCGCGTCTGGCGCGAGAGCGGCGAGATCAACCTTTCGCAAAAAGAGTTCGACCTGCTCACATGTCTGGTGCGCAACCGCGGTATGGCGCTCTCGCGCGACATCCTGCTTGAGCGCGTGTGGGGCTACGACTTCCTGGGCGACAGCCGCACGGTGGATGTGCACATCCGCTGGCTGCGCGAGAAGGTCGAGCCAGATCCTGGCCGCCCGGTCTACATCCAGACCGTGCGCGGCGTCGGCTATCGCTTCGAGGTGCCCGTCGCGGCGGGGCGCTAG
- a CDS encoding cell wall metabolism sensor histidine kinase WalK, which yields MQTLLVVILGLACGGAFGWALWLRRQLRARRTSPPIDRLAIPPLVHSVASTLDSGLIVLDAERQVRYLNPQAEDLLGLSAESAIGSGLITLLRDYQVDALVGEVMRDHESREMVVHQHGGGRTLQVRANALKDTYDGGAALLVRDVTQMSLLERARRDMVANVSHELRTPLASIKLLVETLQSSPPPQVAQRMLVQTAQEVDAVTQLVDELHELSQIESGRVKLQMEMASLAPVVARALDRIRPQAERKLVRVSAFVPDRLPPAMIDTQRIGQVLLNLLHNAVKFTASGDTVTVRAMVITLGSESLHTGYIERRLERMLVPEDRRRSQVPLAKQGRPEVHLPQPLAPGDWLLVSVADTGIGIPQRDLPRIFERFYKVDRARTRNAGGTGLGLAIAKHLVEGHGGRIWATSAEGEGSTFYLVLPIASDGFFEDELA from the coding sequence ATGCAGACACTTCTGGTCGTGATCCTGGGGCTCGCCTGCGGCGGGGCGTTCGGCTGGGCGCTGTGGCTGCGGCGGCAGCTGCGGGCGCGCCGCACATCGCCGCCGATCGACCGCCTCGCCATCCCCCCGCTGGTCCACTCGGTCGCGTCCACCCTCGACTCCGGCCTGATCGTGCTCGACGCCGAGCGCCAGGTGCGCTACCTCAACCCTCAGGCCGAAGATCTGCTCGGCCTCAGCGCCGAGTCGGCTATCGGCTCTGGCCTGATCACGCTGCTGCGCGACTACCAGGTGGATGCGCTGGTGGGCGAGGTGATGCGCGACCACGAGTCGCGCGAGATGGTGGTGCACCAGCACGGCGGCGGGCGCACGCTGCAGGTGCGCGCCAATGCCCTGAAGGACACCTACGATGGCGGCGCGGCCCTGCTGGTGCGCGATGTGACCCAGATGAGCCTGCTGGAGCGCGCCCGCCGCGACATGGTGGCCAATGTCTCGCACGAGCTGCGCACGCCGCTGGCCTCGATCAAGCTGCTGGTCGAGACCCTCCAGTCATCGCCGCCGCCCCAGGTGGCCCAGCGCATGCTGGTGCAGACCGCGCAGGAGGTGGACGCCGTCACCCAGCTGGTCGATGAGCTGCACGAGCTGTCGCAGATCGAGTCGGGCCGCGTAAAGCTGCAGATGGAGATGGCCTCGCTTGCGCCGGTGGTGGCGCGCGCGCTCGACCGCATCCGCCCGCAGGCCGAGCGCAAGCTGGTGCGGGTGAGCGCCTTTGTGCCCGACCGCCTGCCGCCCGCCATGATCGACACCCAGCGTATCGGCCAGGTGCTGCTGAATCTGCTGCACAACGCGGTGAAGTTCACCGCCTCGGGCGACACCGTCACCGTGCGCGCTATGGTGATCACGCTGGGCAGCGAGTCGCTGCACACGGGCTATATCGAGCGCCGCCTTGAGCGCATGCTGGTGCCCGAGGATCGCCGCCGCAGCCAGGTGCCGCTGGCCAAGCAGGGCCGCCCCGAGGTGCACCTGCCCCAGCCGCTGGCCCCCGGCGACTGGCTGCTGGTGAGCGTGGCCGACACCGGCATCGGCATCCCCCAGCGCGATCTGCCGCGTATCTTCGAGCGCTTCTACAAGGTCGATCGGGCGCGCACCCGCAACGCGGGTGGCACCGGCCTGGGCCTGGCGATCGCCAAGCATCTGGTGGAGGGCCACGGCGGCAGGATCTGGGCCACCAGCGCCGAGGGCGAAGGCTCGACCTTCTACTTGGTGCTGCCGATCGCCAGCGATGGATTCTTTGAGGATGAGCTAGCGTAG
- a CDS encoding ATP-dependent zinc metalloprotease FtsH: MGDNRWLKNSFVYLIILVAALALFFSYFSNGQTPQRSMDILEVLSKAKAGQLKQIDTTSGSTDLIVTDSSSERYNSRIESGDTITSLLLQSGVQPVTSGEAAGAGQLKVVVNAQPAWGSLLNIATILLPVLLMIGFFVFFMRQAQGSNNQALSFGKSRARMFSGDKPTVTFADVAGQEEAKQDLTEVVEFLKYPDKFAALGARIPRGVLMVGPPGTGKTLLSRAVAGEAGVPFFSISGSEFVEMFVGVGASRVRDLFDQAKRNAPCIIFIDEIDAVGRQRGAGLGGSHDEREQTLNQILVEMDGFDTNTNVIVIAATNRPDVLDPALIRPGRFDRQVVLDAPDVKGRIEVLKVHTKGKPMAEDVNLEALAKLTPGFSGADLANVINEGAILAARRSKKRIGMSELQDAVERVALGGPERRSRVMTEREKMLVAYHEAGHAVVSAGMPRSFPVQKVTIVPRGRAGGYTLYLPEEESLRYTTIGQFEAQLVSALGGRVAEEIVFGRDDVTTGASGDIQQITRIARGMVTRYGMSEKLGPIAFGEKEELIFLGREISEQRNYGDEVAREIDREVRRIVELAHQRAHEILNRNRAVLNDMASALIETETVEGDRLRELFSRVQVQDLSGQTPSIGTETTTLPA, encoded by the coding sequence ATGGGTGATAACCGCTGGTTGAAAAATAGCTTCGTCTACCTGATCATCTTGGTAGCTGCGCTCGCGCTGTTTTTCAGCTATTTCAGCAATGGGCAGACGCCCCAGCGCTCCATGGACATCCTTGAGGTGCTCAGCAAAGCAAAAGCTGGCCAGCTCAAGCAGATCGACACCACATCCGGATCGACCGATCTGATCGTCACCGATAGCAGCAGCGAGCGCTACAACTCGCGCATCGAGAGCGGCGACACCATCACATCGCTGCTGCTGCAGTCGGGCGTGCAGCCAGTCACCAGCGGCGAGGCCGCTGGCGCGGGCCAGCTGAAGGTGGTGGTGAACGCGCAGCCCGCATGGGGCAGCCTGCTCAACATCGCGACCATCCTGCTGCCAGTGCTGCTGATGATCGGCTTCTTCGTGTTCTTCATGCGCCAGGCGCAGGGTTCCAACAACCAGGCGCTCTCGTTCGGCAAGAGCCGGGCGCGCATGTTCTCGGGCGACAAGCCCACCGTCACCTTCGCCGATGTTGCGGGCCAGGAAGAGGCCAAGCAGGATCTGACCGAGGTGGTCGAGTTCCTCAAGTACCCCGACAAGTTTGCGGCGCTGGGCGCGCGCATCCCGCGCGGCGTGCTGATGGTTGGCCCTCCCGGAACCGGCAAGACGCTGCTCTCGCGCGCGGTGGCCGGTGAGGCCGGGGTGCCCTTCTTCTCGATCTCCGGCTCGGAGTTCGTCGAGATGTTCGTGGGCGTCGGCGCGAGCCGCGTGCGCGACCTGTTCGACCAGGCCAAGCGCAACGCGCCCTGCATCATCTTCATCGATGAGATCGACGCCGTGGGTCGCCAGCGCGGCGCTGGCCTGGGCGGCTCGCACGACGAGCGCGAGCAGACGCTCAACCAGATCCTGGTCGAGATGGATGGCTTCGACACCAACACCAACGTGATCGTGATCGCCGCCACCAACCGCCCCGACGTGCTCGACCCGGCGCTCATCCGCCCTGGCCGCTTCGACCGCCAGGTGGTGCTGGATGCGCCCGACGTCAAGGGCCGCATCGAGGTGCTCAAGGTGCACACCAAGGGCAAGCCCATGGCCGAGGACGTGAACCTTGAGGCGCTGGCCAAGCTGACCCCGGGCTTCTCGGGCGCCGACCTGGCCAACGTGATCAACGAGGGCGCGATCCTGGCGGCCCGCCGCTCGAAGAAGCGGATCGGCATGTCCGAGCTACAGGATGCGGTCGAGCGCGTGGCGCTGGGCGGCCCCGAGCGACGCAGCCGCGTGATGACCGAGCGCGAGAAGATGCTGGTGGCCTACCACGAGGCCGGTCACGCTGTCGTCTCGGCTGGCATGCCGCGCTCGTTCCCGGTGCAGAAGGTCACGATCGTCCCACGCGGGCGGGCGGGCGGCTACACGCTCTACCTCCCCGAGGAAGAGAGCCTGCGCTACACCACCATCGGCCAGTTCGAGGCCCAGCTGGTCTCGGCGCTGGGCGGGCGCGTGGCCGAAGAGATCGTCTTCGGGCGCGATGACGTGACCACCGGCGCATCCGGCGACATCCAGCAGATCACCCGCATCGCCCGTGGCATGGTCACACGCTACGGCATGAGCGAGAAGCTCGGCCCGATCGCCTTCGGCGAGAAGGAGGAGCTGATCTTCCTGGGCCGTGAGATCAGCGAGCAGCGCAACTATGGCGACGAGGTGGCCCGCGAGATCGACCGCGAGGTGCGCAGGATCGTCGAGCTGGCGCACCAGCGCGCCCACGAGATCCTCAACCGCAACCGCGCGGTGCTGAACGACATGGCCAGCGCCCTGATCGAGACCGAGACGGTCGAGGGCGATCGCCTGCGCGAGCTGTTCTCGCGCGTGCAGGTGCAGGATCTCAGCGGTCAGACACCATCGATCGGCACCGAGACCACCACACTGCCCGCCTAG
- the galK gene encoding galactokinase, with the protein MLDITEIRDAFAQHYGVHPRLMIRAPGRVNLIGEHTDYNDGFVFPVAIDRATYVAARPRDDRYIHVTALDVNETDIFDLDAPIERSQQYGWSNYVRGVVKGLLAAGHTLTGANMVFLSDVPRGAGLSSSAALEVSVGYTFQVLNRLNILGEELALLAQGAENTFVGVKCGIMDQFISALGRADHALMIDCRNLTARAVPLPHDAKVVICDSGVRHELGTSEYNVRRAQCEQAVHVLKGVLPHITALRDVTLADLEAHGHLLDAVVLRRARHVCSENERVLASVDALEQGDYTRFGQLMNASHTSMRDDYEISAPEIDVLVEIGQALPGCYGSRMTGGGFGGCTVSLVENSAVEAFQEQLKASYLERTGKQANIYICAASDGVGRAIPEE; encoded by the coding sequence ATGCTCGATATCACCGAGATCCGTGATGCATTTGCCCAGCACTATGGGGTGCATCCCCGCCTGATGATCCGCGCACCGGGGCGCGTCAACCTCATCGGCGAACATACCGACTATAACGACGGCTTTGTCTTCCCCGTTGCGATCGACCGCGCGACCTACGTCGCCGCTCGGCCCCGCGATGACCGATACATCCATGTGACGGCCCTGGATGTGAACGAGACCGATATCTTCGACCTAGACGCGCCGATCGAGCGCAGCCAGCAGTATGGCTGGAGCAACTATGTGCGCGGCGTGGTGAAGGGCCTGCTGGCCGCTGGCCACACGCTCACCGGCGCAAATATGGTGTTCCTCAGCGACGTGCCGCGCGGCGCTGGCCTCTCGTCCTCGGCTGCGCTGGAGGTCTCGGTGGGTTACACCTTCCAGGTGCTGAACCGGCTGAACATCCTCGGCGAGGAGCTGGCCCTGCTGGCCCAGGGTGCGGAAAACACCTTCGTGGGCGTGAAGTGCGGCATCATGGATCAGTTCATCTCGGCGCTGGGCCGCGCAGATCACGCGCTGATGATCGACTGCCGCAACCTGACCGCCCGCGCCGTGCCGCTGCCCCACGACGCCAAGGTGGTGATCTGCGACAGCGGCGTGCGCCACGAGCTGGGCACATCCGAGTACAACGTGCGCCGCGCCCAGTGCGAGCAGGCCGTGCATGTGCTCAAGGGCGTGCTGCCCCACATCACCGCCCTGCGCGACGTGACCCTGGCCGACCTAGAGGCCCACGGCCACCTGCTGGATGCCGTGGTGCTGCGGCGCGCCCGCCACGTGTGCAGCGAGAACGAGCGCGTGCTGGCCAGCGTTGATGCCCTGGAGCAGGGCGACTACACACGCTTCGGCCAGCTGATGAACGCCTCGCACACCAGCATGCGCGACGACTACGAGATTAGCGCGCCCGAGATCGATGTGCTGGTGGAGATCGGGCAGGCCCTCCCCGGCTGCTACGGCTCGCGCATGACGGGCGGCGGCTTCGGCGGCTGCACCGTGAGCCTGGTGGAAAACAGCGCCGTCGAGGCCTTCCAGGAGCAGCTCAAGGCATCTTACCTTGAGCGCACTGGCAAGCAGGCGAACATCTATATCTGCGCCGCCAGCGATGGCGTTGGTCGGGCGATACCAGAAGAGTAA